In Rubrobacter radiotolerans DSM 5868, a genomic segment contains:
- the rpiA gene encoding ribose-5-phosphate isomerase RpiA: MSESEGFKREAAYAAVDRYVRSGMTVGLGTGSTAVWVVRRLGEKLASGDLKDVVGVPTSERTAGEARERGVPLATLAEARPDVTLDGADEISPEVNVIKGLGGALLREKIVAFASGSLVIVADGSKLVGRLGERTPVPVEVERFGADATLKALAALGCEPKLRPGEDGSPFITDGGNYTADCYFGEIEDPARLEAEIKSIPGALECGLFIGLARAAVVSDAGGLRVLEAR, translated from the coding sequence TTGAGCGAGAGCGAGGGGTTCAAGCGGGAAGCGGCCTATGCCGCCGTAGACCGCTACGTAAGGAGCGGGATGACGGTCGGGCTCGGGACCGGCTCTACCGCCGTCTGGGTTGTGCGGCGTCTCGGGGAGAAGCTCGCCTCGGGGGATCTCAAGGACGTTGTCGGGGTTCCGACCTCCGAACGAACCGCCGGGGAGGCCCGCGAGAGGGGGGTGCCGCTCGCAACGCTCGCCGAGGCGCGTCCGGACGTAACGCTCGACGGGGCGGATGAGATCTCCCCCGAGGTGAACGTTATAAAGGGGCTCGGGGGCGCGCTCCTGCGGGAGAAGATCGTCGCCTTCGCCTCCGGCTCGCTCGTGATCGTCGCCGACGGCTCGAAGCTCGTCGGCCGGCTCGGCGAGCGGACTCCGGTCCCGGTGGAGGTCGAGCGCTTCGGCGCGGACGCCACCCTGAAAGCCCTTGCCGCGCTCGGGTGCGAGCCGAAGCTCCGGCCGGGGGAAGACGGCTCGCCCTTCATCACCGACGGCGGCAACTACACCGCCGACTGCTACTTCGGGGAGATCGAAGACCCGGCGCGCCTGGAGGCGGAGATAAAGTCGATCCCTGGCGCCCTTGAGTGCGGGCTCTTTATCGGGCTCGCTCGGGCCGCCGTCGTCTCCGACGCGGGGGGCCTCCGCGTCCTGGAAGCCCGCTAG
- a CDS encoding cold shock domain-containing protein → MDGAVCGDHRRRGRVRWFSDEKGFGVIESEGDGSLLLVEYTDILPGDGANGDEFRALSDGEPVEFECGENGYGRPFACRVRPLG, encoded by the coding sequence TTGGACGGCGCTGTCTGCGGCGATCACCGGCGTCGGGGTCGGGTCAGATGGTTCTCGGACGAGAAGGGCTTCGGGGTGATCGAGTCCGAAGGCGACGGATCGCTGCTGCTTGTCGAGTACACGGACATCCTTCCCGGCGATGGAGCGAACGGCGACGAGTTCCGGGCTCTCTCCGACGGTGAGCCGGTCGAGTTCGAGTGCGGTGAGAACGGCTACGGGAGGCCGTTCGCCTGCCGGGTCCGGCCGCTCGGGTAG
- a CDS encoding S1C family serine protease has product MTALLSATFGGLLVGLLISSAIVVSDPGSMTGGSGETVEIQQVAPPEGGERAGGRDDVSGPIREVYERYGAGVVSVDVSSQEFGPTGGSGFVVSEDGHIVTNQHVLEGAEGVSVRFSGGDRVQAEIVGEDPSTDVAVLKVEAEEPLLPLVLGNSSGVEVGTPVVAMGNPLNVGLSVTTGIVSATERPIKAPNDYTIDGAVQTDAAISSGSSGGPLLDLDGTVIGVNSQVAAASSGGVSQGVGFAVPVDTVRDSVEQIIETGSVVHGYIGVSMFQGGVDEVSAYTGVSKEELEERFGLPPDGAIVSRVTPDGPSDRAGIEGGEPESIGGLEVPIGDVITSVDGEPVRSPDDVIRVVNEKSPGERMSLTVVRPSEAEKGPRRIEVEVADQPAEEGD; this is encoded by the coding sequence ATGACGGCGCTCCTTTCGGCGACGTTCGGCGGGCTGCTCGTCGGGCTTCTGATCTCCTCGGCGATCGTGGTCTCCGATCCCGGCTCCATGACCGGTGGGTCGGGGGAGACGGTCGAGATCCAGCAGGTCGCTCCGCCGGAGGGAGGCGAGCGGGCCGGGGGGCGGGACGACGTCTCCGGGCCGATCCGGGAGGTCTACGAGAGGTACGGAGCGGGGGTCGTGAGCGTGGACGTCTCCTCGCAGGAGTTCGGGCCGACGGGGGGCTCGGGCTTTGTTGTGAGCGAGGACGGGCACATCGTCACGAACCAGCACGTCCTTGAGGGAGCCGAGGGCGTCTCGGTCAGGTTCTCGGGCGGGGACCGGGTGCAGGCCGAGATCGTCGGCGAGGATCCTTCGACGGACGTGGCGGTGCTGAAGGTCGAAGCGGAGGAGCCCCTCCTGCCGCTCGTGCTCGGTAACTCTTCCGGGGTCGAGGTCGGGACTCCGGTGGTCGCGATGGGGAACCCGCTCAACGTGGGCCTGAGCGTGACGACGGGGATCGTCAGCGCGACCGAGCGCCCGATAAAGGCTCCGAACGACTACACGATAGACGGCGCGGTCCAGACCGACGCGGCGATAAGCTCCGGCAGCTCCGGCGGGCCGCTCCTCGACCTTGACGGGACCGTGATCGGGGTCAACTCCCAGGTTGCGGCTGCAAGCTCGGGCGGGGTCTCGCAGGGGGTGGGGTTCGCCGTGCCGGTGGACACGGTCCGGGACTCCGTCGAGCAGATAATAGAGACCGGAAGCGTCGTGCACGGCTACATCGGGGTGAGCATGTTCCAGGGCGGCGTGGACGAGGTCTCGGCCTACACCGGGGTCTCCAAGGAGGAGCTCGAGGAGCGCTTCGGCCTCCCGCCCGACGGGGCCATAGTGAGCCGGGTGACCCCCGACGGCCCGTCGGACCGGGCCGGGATCGAGGGCGGAGAGCCGGAGTCCATCGGCGGCCTGGAGGTCCCCATCGGGGACGTGATAACCTCCGTCGACGGCGAGCCGGTGAGGTCTCCGGACGACGTCATAAGGGTCGTTAACGAGAAGAGCCCGGGCGAGAGGATGTCCCTGACCGTCGTTCGGCCCTCCGAAGCAGAGAAGGGGCCGCGCCGGATCGAGGTCGAGGTCGCCGATCAGCCCGCGGAAGAGGGGGACTGA
- a CDS encoding serine/threonine-protein kinase: MTDGPDSRAGLLAGRYALERPLGSGGMATVYLARDETLGRRVAVKVLRGGLSGWSGEEAAVRFRREGRTAARLSHANIVPVYDAGEAKMTRPEDPADGEVEVSYIVMEYVEGGDLADLLQRRGTLDVREAAAIGAAAADALAHAHGRGVIHRDVKPHNILLDPAGRPRLTDFGIARALEATQATKTGNFLGTALYSAPEQLRGRKVSGAADVYSLGITLYRAVTGKLPFEGGSVMEIARRHISETPPPPREVAPKLAFTEAGREISETILACLSKNPEDRPSAGELAERLFRLRESRKTASGERAAGAAAPATKLGQDVAPAAQTRRTSRPDRPLRRRRRAGAVAVLIVLAAAGLLGGLRALDTLGGEERAASDRPAGSEAPAQVPSSPESQVSQEPAPGPEEGGTGSGASSEEVASVAPESEGGSETGASGNEDSAVTRPVLQMYDAAVSGDYAASYATLTEGFRQRVAPTEAYWSGQYETLESLEFIEGPEATVTGDTATVYGVTRAVHTDRTERNTARWTLVIEDGEWKVDDLSILRQEIL, translated from the coding sequence ATGACGGACGGACCGGACAGTCGGGCGGGGCTCCTCGCCGGGAGATACGCCCTGGAACGTCCTCTGGGCTCGGGGGGGATGGCGACCGTCTACCTCGCCCGGGACGAGACCCTCGGGCGGCGGGTGGCGGTAAAGGTCCTTCGCGGAGGACTCTCCGGGTGGAGCGGCGAGGAGGCCGCCGTGCGCTTCAGGCGCGAGGGCCGCACGGCGGCGCGGCTCTCGCACGCGAACATCGTTCCCGTCTACGACGCCGGGGAGGCAAAGATGACGCGCCCGGAAGACCCGGCGGACGGCGAGGTCGAGGTCTCCTACATCGTCATGGAGTACGTCGAGGGCGGGGATCTTGCGGACCTTCTGCAGAGGCGGGGTACGCTGGACGTCCGGGAGGCGGCCGCGATCGGGGCGGCCGCCGCAGACGCGCTCGCCCACGCGCACGGGCGGGGCGTGATCCACCGGGACGTCAAGCCGCACAACATCCTGCTCGATCCTGCCGGTCGTCCCCGGCTGACGGACTTCGGGATCGCCCGCGCCCTCGAAGCCACGCAGGCGACAAAGACCGGGAACTTCCTCGGGACGGCGCTCTACTCCGCTCCGGAGCAGCTCCGGGGTCGGAAGGTCAGCGGAGCGGCGGACGTCTACTCGCTCGGAATAACGCTCTACCGGGCCGTGACCGGGAAGCTCCCTTTCGAGGGTGGATCGGTGATGGAGATAGCCCGCAGGCATATCTCGGAGACCCCGCCACCGCCCCGGGAGGTTGCCCCGAAGCTTGCGTTCACGGAGGCCGGGCGGGAGATCTCGGAGACGATCCTCGCCTGCCTCTCCAAGAACCCGGAGGACCGGCCCTCTGCCGGGGAGCTCGCCGAGAGGCTATTCCGCCTGCGCGAGAGCCGAAAGACCGCCTCCGGGGAGCGTGCCGCCGGCGCAGCGGCTCCAGCAACGAAGCTGGGGCAGGACGTCGCTCCCGCTGCACAGACCCGGCGCACCTCCCGGCCGGACCGTCCTTTGCGCCGGAGACGACGCGCAGGCGCAGTGGCGGTCCTGATCGTTCTCGCTGCGGCCGGTCTTCTGGGCGGGCTCCGGGCGCTCGACACGCTCGGCGGGGAGGAGCGGGCCGCCTCGGACCGGCCCGCCGGGAGTGAGGCTCCGGCACAAGTCCCTTCGTCGCCGGAGAGTCAGGTCTCACAGGAGCCGGCTCCGGGCCCGGAAGAGGGCGGGACCGGTTCGGGGGCCTCTTCGGAGGAGGTCGCCTCCGTTGCGCCGGAGTCGGAGGGAGGTTCGGAGACCGGAGCTTCGGGGAATGAGGACTCGGCGGTGACACGGCCCGTGCTCCAGATGTACGACGCGGCGGTCTCGGGGGACTATGCAGCCTCGTATGCGACGCTTACGGAAGGCTTCCGGCAGCGCGTCGCGCCGACGGAGGCGTACTGGAGCGGACAGTACGAGACGCTTGAGAGCCTGGAGTTCATCGAGGGGCCCGAGGCGACGGTGACCGGCGACACGGCGACGGTCTACGGCGTAACGCGAGCCGTCCACACCGACCGGACCGAGCGCAACACCGCGCGCTGGACGCTCGTGATCGAGGACGGAGAGTGGAAGGTGGACGACCTGAGCATCCTGAGGCAGGAGATTCTGTGA
- a CDS encoding serine/threonine-protein kinase, translating into MASGVEKVGDRFTLEKPIGSGGMATVYLGRDETLGRRVAIKILRGGTSYPESPAETEMAARFEREGRTAARLSHANIVQVYDAGKDELPASGSLPARSVSYIVMEYVPGGDLKRLVDSEGPLSGRRLARLGAAVAAGLAHAHERGVIHRDVKPQNVLIDEYGNPKLTDFGIARALDPDGSEPGAAHMTRTGHYLGTALYSAPEQLNGEGATPKSDVYGLGATLYHAATGGPPFTGNPVEVATQQMERDPKPPREAGAGISPEMEAVILACLARDPEDRPSAADVQSRLQRAGLDEAYAAGGLAGAGTATGAQAGTTNPAMRTFHGGRDRGLLIVGAVAVVFLLAMLLGGLALFGGGGESAPGESGGANGAAETTQSAAADGEGVREEPAPEETAEAEETTEPEDAGPVPPEDDAASLVFDYYVAAAEGRYDDAWASLSSRYQGELGSTEELAAQESDLNGVFFDQGLPEATLDGREARVSFTVDETRSGSTQTVSGVWVCVVEDGEWRLDRLEEGA; encoded by the coding sequence ATAGCATCCGGAGTCGAAAAGGTCGGGGACCGCTTTACCCTTGAGAAGCCGATCGGCTCGGGGGGGATGGCGACCGTCTACCTCGGGCGCGACGAGACCCTCGGGCGGCGGGTGGCGATCAAGATCCTCCGCGGCGGTACGAGCTACCCGGAGAGCCCCGCCGAGACCGAGATGGCGGCCCGCTTCGAGCGTGAGGGTCGCACGGCGGCGCGGCTCTCGCACGCGAACATCGTGCAGGTCTACGACGCGGGCAAGGACGAGCTCCCGGCGAGCGGCTCCCTGCCGGCCCGGAGCGTCTCCTACATCGTAATGGAGTACGTTCCCGGCGGCGATCTGAAGAGGCTCGTCGACTCGGAGGGACCGCTCTCGGGACGGCGGCTCGCCCGGCTCGGAGCGGCGGTCGCGGCGGGGCTCGCCCACGCGCACGAGCGCGGGGTCATCCACCGGGACGTGAAGCCCCAGAACGTCCTTATAGACGAGTACGGCAACCCCAAGCTGACGGACTTCGGGATCGCCCGCGCCCTCGACCCGGACGGCAGCGAGCCCGGCGCGGCGCACATGACGCGGACCGGGCACTACCTCGGGACGGCGCTCTACTCCGCTCCGGAGCAACTCAACGGCGAGGGAGCGACCCCCAAGAGCGACGTCTACGGGCTCGGCGCGACCCTCTACCACGCCGCAACCGGCGGACCGCCGTTTACCGGCAACCCGGTCGAGGTCGCAACTCAGCAGATGGAGCGCGACCCGAAGCCGCCGCGGGAGGCGGGGGCCGGGATCTCACCGGAGATGGAGGCCGTTATCCTTGCCTGCCTTGCCCGCGACCCGGAGGACCGACCCTCCGCCGCCGACGTCCAGTCCCGGCTTCAGCGGGCCGGGCTGGATGAGGCTTACGCCGCCGGGGGACTCGCCGGAGCGGGGACGGCCACGGGAGCGCAGGCCGGCACGACGAACCCGGCGATGCGTACCTTCCACGGCGGGCGCGACCGGGGGCTCCTGATCGTCGGCGCCGTCGCCGTCGTCTTTCTTCTCGCGATGCTCCTTGGGGGGCTCGCGCTCTTCGGGGGCGGGGGGGAGTCCGCCCCTGGCGAGTCCGGCGGGGCGAACGGCGCGGCCGAGACGACGCAGAGCGCGGCGGCCGACGGAGAGGGAGTCCGGGAAGAGCCCGCCCCGGAAGAGACAGCGGAGGCGGAGGAGACGACCGAGCCCGAGGACGCAGGCCCCGTGCCGCCGGAAGATGACGCCGCAAGCCTTGTCTTCGACTACTACGTCGCGGCCGCCGAGGGGCGTTACGACGACGCCTGGGCCTCGCTCTCCAGCCGGTATCAGGGGGAGCTCGGCTCCACCGAAGAGCTAGCGGCGCAGGAGTCCGACCTTAACGGGGTCTTCTTTGATCAGGGCCTCCCCGAGGCGACGCTGGACGGGCGGGAGGCCCGCGTCTCCTTCACCGTGGACGAGACCCGCTCCGGCTCGACGCAGACGGTCTCCGGGGTCTGGGTCTGCGTCGTAGAGGACGGGGAGTGGCGCCTCGACCGGCTCGAAGAGGGGGCCTGA
- a CDS encoding pyridoxal phosphate-dependent aminotransferase produces the protein MFRAELDPLRPYVPPKTWRMAAEGTDENGYAKLTSNELAFGPLPEAEAAVRDVLPRANRYPDSHVLRLREVVAEANPGIGTQNVLVGNGSSEVIFNALQLLPSGGEIVYPWPSFSLYPTISAVLGMKARPVELAEGSELDEEALLAAVTEKTRAVILCNPNNPSGTYLPLGRVRKLAGELPEDVMLIVDEAYVEFVDDPGYRTSHELALEHENVLLARTFSKAHGLAGLRVGYGLASEKIADYAERVRFPVSVNLAAQVAAVASMQAREKVMERARFVISERERLRRAFSGAGVASIPSQGNFIMVKFPAADFERSGVLVREGEALGYPGWSRVTVGSEGENDRVVAALSGVGGAAS, from the coding sequence ATGTTTCGAGCCGAACTCGACCCGCTGAGGCCGTACGTGCCGCCGAAGACCTGGCGGATGGCGGCGGAGGGGACCGACGAAAACGGCTACGCGAAGCTGACCTCGAACGAACTGGCCTTCGGGCCGCTCCCGGAGGCCGAGGCCGCCGTCCGGGACGTCCTGCCCCGGGCGAACCGCTACCCCGACAGCCACGTCTTGCGGCTGCGCGAGGTCGTCGCGGAGGCGAACCCCGGGATCGGGACACAGAACGTGCTCGTCGGGAACGGATCGAGCGAGGTGATCTTCAACGCCCTCCAGCTCCTGCCAAGCGGCGGTGAGATCGTCTATCCCTGGCCGTCGTTCAGCCTCTACCCGACGATCTCGGCCGTTCTCGGCATGAAGGCCCGCCCCGTCGAGCTGGCAGAGGGGAGCGAGCTTGACGAGGAGGCACTCCTTGCGGCCGTCACCGAGAAGACGCGGGCCGTGATCCTCTGCAACCCGAACAACCCGAGCGGCACCTACCTCCCGCTAGGGAGAGTCCGGAAGCTCGCCGGCGAGCTTCCGGAGGACGTGATGCTGATCGTCGACGAAGCCTACGTCGAGTTCGTCGACGACCCGGGCTACCGCACCTCGCACGAGCTCGCCCTCGAACACGAGAACGTCCTTCTCGCGCGGACCTTCAGCAAGGCGCACGGACTCGCGGGCCTGCGCGTAGGCTACGGTCTCGCCTCCGAAAAGATCGCCGACTACGCCGAGCGGGTCCGCTTCCCGGTCTCGGTGAACCTCGCCGCTCAGGTCGCCGCCGTCGCCTCGATGCAGGCCCGGGAGAAGGTCATGGAGCGGGCCCGGTTCGTTATCTCCGAGCGCGAACGCCTGCGGCGGGCTTTCTCCGGGGCGGGGGTCGCCTCTATTCCGTCGCAGGGGAACTTCATCATGGTGAAGTTCCCGGCGGCCGACTTCGAGCGCTCGGGCGTGCTCGTCCGGGAGGGCGAGGCGCTGGGCTACCCCGGCTGGAGCCGCGTAACGGTCGGCAGCGAGGGGGAGAACGACCGGGTCGTCGCCGCGCTCTCCGGAGTCGGGGGGGCCGCATCCTGA